Proteins encoded in a region of the Anopheles aquasalis chromosome 2, idAnoAquaMG_Q_19, whole genome shotgun sequence genome:
- the LOC126569345 gene encoding intron Large complex component GCFC2 isoform X2 → MSSEDEDTHDDESNGRSQSKQQQPHHRFSKPQDNFKMCLENGVIPDAAMIHAARKRRQKAREQGEFIPVEEPKEDKSKKRTVQEDGDGDGSDEDDDRIDMSAITGAKEREERREQFNAIQREDSDAEDSDIETKEWENQQIRKGVTGAQLVSAQQESIISQYLMQSSGRPASGNGHFSQTFHNNSNRRDRGATSGDDEDGTLAGLRALTTAELLEQAYATTSVGLAKRLGQSKPRSTIGGNVAQLSAPSKGGGMTGESKPTGGPRMPQQILTQLTERHRATVELHQKHEDDIEHITKEIKLLQMDHLSCEQRAPVAAAKYRFYQEFRCYVTDLVECLNEKVPLVAALEQRTLQLMGRHSAMLIERRRQDVRDQAKEMADACKTTAKRLPDDPERIRRAAEREGRRTRRRRDREKNETSDSHYDGMSSDDEIPDMEAARYRAALQSAELEARDIFSDAAEAYGEIEGILGKFEHWRDHDMPAYRDAYVSLCLPKIVGPLIRLQHITWNPLVPALDSSAGGGGGGGSGAVSDFEHEEWFRAVTLYGCRSDSASEADLTDDPDVRLLPTIVEKIFLPKLTALCEQYWDPLSTTQTLRLVRLLKRLVRDYPSLRLTCKPLRALFQTILDKLKQSVDNDVFIPIFPKQAQEAKSSFFQRQFCSGLKLFRNITSWQGILADGALKELAIGSLLNRYLLNGMRVCTAPDAIGKASTIVYTLPRVWLTAGSPVVQSMDQFVTMLRHLESQLEPAAAMNGELIEQIRKILSSLHVLSA, encoded by the exons ATGTCCTCGGAAGATGAAGACACGCACGACGATGAGTCGAATGGACGTAGCcagagcaagcagcagcaaccgcaccaTCGGTTCTCGAAGCCACAGGACAACTTTAAGATGTGCCTCGAAAACGGTGTCATCCCGGATGCGGCCATGATTCACGCGGCCCGCAAACGACGCCAGAAGGCACGGGAACAAG GTGAATTCATTCCAGTCGAGGAACCGAAGGAAGACAAAAGCAAGAAGCGAACGGTACAGGaggacggcgatggcgatgggtcggatgaggatgacgatcGGATCGATATGTCGGCCATAACCGGTGCCAAAGAGCGCGAGGAGCGGCGCGAGCAGTTCAACGCCATCCAGCGTGAAG ATTCCGATGCGGAAGATTCGGACATCGAAACCAAGGAGTGGGAAAATCAGCAGATCCGCAAGGGTGTCACCGGGGCGCAGCTAGTGTCCGCCCAGCAGGAATCCATAATCTCGCAGTACTTAATGCAAAGCAGTGGCCGACCGGCCAGTGGCAATGGTCACTTTAGCCAAACCTTTCACAACAATTCCAACCGGCGCGATCGTGGTGCCACCTCTGGCGATGACGAAGATGGCACACTGGCCGGTCTGCGGGCACTGACGACGGCGGAACTGCTCGAGCAAGCGTACGCTACGACGAGCGTCGGATTGGCGAAACGATTGGGACAAAGCAAACCAAGAAGCACCATCGGCGGCAATGTGGCCCAACTGTCCGCACCGTCAAAGGGAGGAGGCATGACAGGCGAATCGAAACCAACTGGTGGTCCCCGGATGCCGCAGCAAATCCTGACGCAGCTAACCGAACGCCATCGTGCCACGGTCGAGCTACACCAGAAGCACGAGGACGATATCGAACACATCACGAAGGAGATCAAACTGCTGCAGATGGATCATCTGTCGTGCGAACAGCGAGccccggtggcggcggccaagTATCGCTTCTACCAGGAGTTCCGCTGCTACGTGACCGATCTGGTCGAGTGTTTGAACGAGAAGGTACCGCTCGTGGCGGCACTCGAGCAACGGACGCTTCAGCTGATGGGCCGCCATTCGGCCATGCTGATCGAACGACGCCGGCAGGATGTACGGGATCAAGCGAAGGAGATGGCCGATGCATGCA AAACCACGGCCAAACGTTTACCGGACGATCCGGAGCGGATCCGTCGGGCGGCGGAACGTGAGGGACGCCGGACACGGAGGCGACGGGATcgggaaaagaatgaaacctCCGACAGCCACTACGACGGTATGTCGAGCGATGATGAGATACCGGACATGGAGGCTGCCCGTTATCGGGCCGCATTACAATCGGCCGAGCTGGAGGCTCGTGATATCTTCTCCGACGCCGCTGAAGCGTACGGTGAGATCGAGGGTATTCTCGGGAAGTTCGAGCACTGGCGGGATCATGATATGCCCGCGTACCGGGATGCCTACGTTAGTTTGTGTCTACCGAAAATCGTTGGACCGCTGATCCGGTTACAGCACATCACCTGGAATCCGCTGGTTCCGGCGTTGGACTCCAGTGCTGGTgggggcggcggtggcggtagtgGCGCTGTGTCCGACTTCGAACATGAAGAGTGGTTCCGTGCGGTTACCCTGTACGGCTGTCGATCGGACAGTGCTAGTGAAGCCGATCTGACCGATGATCCCGACGTACGGCTGCTGCCAACGATCGTCGAGAAGATCTTCCTGCCCAAGCTGACGGCCCTGTGCGAACAGTACTGGGATCCGCTGTCGACAACACAAACGCTCCGCTTGGTGCGCCTACTGAAGCGCCTCGTTCGGGATTATCCGTCGCTCCGTCTCACCTGCAAACCACTGCGCGCCCTTTTCCAGACGATACTGGACAAGCTGAAGCAGTCCGTTGACAACGATGTCTTCATTCCGATCTTCCCCAAACA AGCCCAGGAAGCCAAATCGTCCTTCTTCCAGCGTCAGTTCTGCAGCGGATTGAAGCTGTTCCGTAACATCACCAGCTGGCAGGGTATACTGGCCGACGGTGCGCTCAAGGAGCTCGCCATCGGTTCGCTGCTGAATCGCTACCTGCTGAACGGTATGCGCGTCTGCACGGCACCGGACGCCATCGGGAAGGCGTCCACCATCGTCTATACGTTGCCGCGCGTCTGGCTTACGGCCGGTTCACCGGTCGTGCAGAGCATGGACCAGTTCGTGACCATGCTACGACACCTGGAATCTCAGCTCGAACCGGCGGCAGCGATGAATGG GGAACTGATCGAGCAAATACGAAAGATATTGAGCAGCTTGCACGTACTGTCGGCGTAG
- the LOC126569345 gene encoding autotransporter adhesin BpaC isoform X3: MSLFRKPKKPIQRRVFSGYDDEDEENAGSTMVVAKDAAAKHHGNGTTSLHTEQPTTATTEPLSTVAQTGTAGTTVPAERKRKEHRSSASVGGGGGGSGGGGGASGGATDRSDSKAGSTRTSTTSGTSKANSLTTTATKHSLLSFDDEEEGEVFQVKKSSHSKKVMKSLDKERRRKRHLEKSNGTTTTTAAAGASASGTNSSSSSAATINATTTSALDGPGNGPRNRFSSSSPPSSSLSSHDKGSNDKIKREKCDHSSSNIQTEIRTDDFVVSWWSRNRIPRI; this comes from the exons GgaaacccaaaaaaccaatccaGCGACGCGTTTTCAGTGGctacgacgatgaggacgaagagAACGCCGGcagcacgatggtggtggccaaggatgctgctgcaaagcaCCACGGCAACGGCACCACATCCCTTCACACCGAGCAACCAACAACCGCCACCACAGAACCGCTGAGCACGGTGGCTCAGACCGGGACGGCAGGAACCACCGTCCCTGCGGAACGCAAACGGAAAGAACATCGTTCTTCTGCTagcgtcggcggcggcggtggtggcagtggtggtggtggtggtgctagtggcgGTGCTACGGACCGTAGTGATAGCAAAGCGGGCTCCACAAGGACGAGCACCACATCCGGAACGTCGAAAGCGAACTCGCTGACGACGACCGCCACGAAACACTCTTTACTTAGTTTCGATGACGAAG AGGAGGGCGAAGTGTTCCAAGTGAAGAAGTCCTCCCACAGCAAGAAGGTGATGAAGTCGCTCGACAAGGAGCGACGCCGGAAGCGTCACCTCGAGAAGAGCAAcggaacaaccacaacaacagcagcagcaggagcatcagcatcaggaacaaactcgtcgtcatcatcagcagcaacgatcaATGCCACTACCACTAGTGCGCTGGATGGTCCGGGAAACGGCCCACGGAAccgattttcttcttcctctcctccctcctcgtccttgtcgtcgcaCGACAAGGGCAGTAATGAtaagataaaaagagaaaagtgTGACCATTCTAGCTCTAATATCCAAACAGAAATACGCACAGACGACTTTGTGGTAAG CTGGTGGTCAAGAAATCGGATCCCGAGAATTTAA
- the LOC126569345 gene encoding intron Large complex component GCFC2 isoform X1 translates to MSLFRKPKKPIQRRVFSGYDDEDEENAGSTMVVAKDAAAKHHGNGTTSLHTEQPTTATTEPLSTVAQTGTAGTTVPAERKRKEHRSSASVGGGGGGSGGGGGASGGATDRSDSKAGSTRTSTTSGTSKANSLTTTATKHSLLSFDDEEEGEVFQVKKSSHSKKVMKSLDKERRRKRHLEKSNGTTTTTAAAGASASGTNSSSSSAATINATTTSALDGPGNGPRNRFSSSSPPSSSLSSHDKGSNDKIKREKCDHSSSNIQTEIRTDDFVLVVKKSDPENLILNGRAALCAGRDDMSSEDEDTHDDESNGRSQSKQQQPHHRFSKPQDNFKMCLENGVIPDAAMIHAARKRRQKAREQGEFIPVEEPKEDKSKKRTVQEDGDGDGSDEDDDRIDMSAITGAKEREERREQFNAIQREDSDAEDSDIETKEWENQQIRKGVTGAQLVSAQQESIISQYLMQSSGRPASGNGHFSQTFHNNSNRRDRGATSGDDEDGTLAGLRALTTAELLEQAYATTSVGLAKRLGQSKPRSTIGGNVAQLSAPSKGGGMTGESKPTGGPRMPQQILTQLTERHRATVELHQKHEDDIEHITKEIKLLQMDHLSCEQRAPVAAAKYRFYQEFRCYVTDLVECLNEKVPLVAALEQRTLQLMGRHSAMLIERRRQDVRDQAKEMADACKTTAKRLPDDPERIRRAAEREGRRTRRRRDREKNETSDSHYDGMSSDDEIPDMEAARYRAALQSAELEARDIFSDAAEAYGEIEGILGKFEHWRDHDMPAYRDAYVSLCLPKIVGPLIRLQHITWNPLVPALDSSAGGGGGGGSGAVSDFEHEEWFRAVTLYGCRSDSASEADLTDDPDVRLLPTIVEKIFLPKLTALCEQYWDPLSTTQTLRLVRLLKRLVRDYPSLRLTCKPLRALFQTILDKLKQSVDNDVFIPIFPKQAQEAKSSFFQRQFCSGLKLFRNITSWQGILADGALKELAIGSLLNRYLLNGMRVCTAPDAIGKASTIVYTLPRVWLTAGSPVVQSMDQFVTMLRHLESQLEPAAAMNGELIEQIRKILSSLHVLSA, encoded by the exons GgaaacccaaaaaaccaatccaGCGACGCGTTTTCAGTGGctacgacgatgaggacgaagagAACGCCGGcagcacgatggtggtggccaaggatgctgctgcaaagcaCCACGGCAACGGCACCACATCCCTTCACACCGAGCAACCAACAACCGCCACCACAGAACCGCTGAGCACGGTGGCTCAGACCGGGACGGCAGGAACCACCGTCCCTGCGGAACGCAAACGGAAAGAACATCGTTCTTCTGCTagcgtcggcggcggcggtggtggcagtggtggtggtggtggtgctagtggcgGTGCTACGGACCGTAGTGATAGCAAAGCGGGCTCCACAAGGACGAGCACCACATCCGGAACGTCGAAAGCGAACTCGCTGACGACGACCGCCACGAAACACTCTTTACTTAGTTTCGATGACGAAG AGGAGGGCGAAGTGTTCCAAGTGAAGAAGTCCTCCCACAGCAAGAAGGTGATGAAGTCGCTCGACAAGGAGCGACGCCGGAAGCGTCACCTCGAGAAGAGCAAcggaacaaccacaacaacagcagcagcaggagcatcagcatcaggaacaaactcgtcgtcatcatcagcagcaacgatcaATGCCACTACCACTAGTGCGCTGGATGGTCCGGGAAACGGCCCACGGAAccgattttcttcttcctctcctccctcctcgtccttgtcgtcgcaCGACAAGGGCAGTAATGAtaagataaaaagagaaaagtgTGACCATTCTAGCTCTAATATCCAAACAGAAATACGCACAGACGACTTTGTG CTGGTGGTCAAGAAATCGGATCCCGAGAATTTAATACTGAATGGCCGAGCGGCACTGTGCGCCGGTCGGGATGATATGTCCTCGGAAGATGAAGACACGCACGACGATGAGTCGAATGGACGTAGCcagagcaagcagcagcaaccgcaccaTCGGTTCTCGAAGCCACAGGACAACTTTAAGATGTGCCTCGAAAACGGTGTCATCCCGGATGCGGCCATGATTCACGCGGCCCGCAAACGACGCCAGAAGGCACGGGAACAAG GTGAATTCATTCCAGTCGAGGAACCGAAGGAAGACAAAAGCAAGAAGCGAACGGTACAGGaggacggcgatggcgatgggtcggatgaggatgacgatcGGATCGATATGTCGGCCATAACCGGTGCCAAAGAGCGCGAGGAGCGGCGCGAGCAGTTCAACGCCATCCAGCGTGAAG ATTCCGATGCGGAAGATTCGGACATCGAAACCAAGGAGTGGGAAAATCAGCAGATCCGCAAGGGTGTCACCGGGGCGCAGCTAGTGTCCGCCCAGCAGGAATCCATAATCTCGCAGTACTTAATGCAAAGCAGTGGCCGACCGGCCAGTGGCAATGGTCACTTTAGCCAAACCTTTCACAACAATTCCAACCGGCGCGATCGTGGTGCCACCTCTGGCGATGACGAAGATGGCACACTGGCCGGTCTGCGGGCACTGACGACGGCGGAACTGCTCGAGCAAGCGTACGCTACGACGAGCGTCGGATTGGCGAAACGATTGGGACAAAGCAAACCAAGAAGCACCATCGGCGGCAATGTGGCCCAACTGTCCGCACCGTCAAAGGGAGGAGGCATGACAGGCGAATCGAAACCAACTGGTGGTCCCCGGATGCCGCAGCAAATCCTGACGCAGCTAACCGAACGCCATCGTGCCACGGTCGAGCTACACCAGAAGCACGAGGACGATATCGAACACATCACGAAGGAGATCAAACTGCTGCAGATGGATCATCTGTCGTGCGAACAGCGAGccccggtggcggcggccaagTATCGCTTCTACCAGGAGTTCCGCTGCTACGTGACCGATCTGGTCGAGTGTTTGAACGAGAAGGTACCGCTCGTGGCGGCACTCGAGCAACGGACGCTTCAGCTGATGGGCCGCCATTCGGCCATGCTGATCGAACGACGCCGGCAGGATGTACGGGATCAAGCGAAGGAGATGGCCGATGCATGCA AAACCACGGCCAAACGTTTACCGGACGATCCGGAGCGGATCCGTCGGGCGGCGGAACGTGAGGGACGCCGGACACGGAGGCGACGGGATcgggaaaagaatgaaacctCCGACAGCCACTACGACGGTATGTCGAGCGATGATGAGATACCGGACATGGAGGCTGCCCGTTATCGGGCCGCATTACAATCGGCCGAGCTGGAGGCTCGTGATATCTTCTCCGACGCCGCTGAAGCGTACGGTGAGATCGAGGGTATTCTCGGGAAGTTCGAGCACTGGCGGGATCATGATATGCCCGCGTACCGGGATGCCTACGTTAGTTTGTGTCTACCGAAAATCGTTGGACCGCTGATCCGGTTACAGCACATCACCTGGAATCCGCTGGTTCCGGCGTTGGACTCCAGTGCTGGTgggggcggcggtggcggtagtgGCGCTGTGTCCGACTTCGAACATGAAGAGTGGTTCCGTGCGGTTACCCTGTACGGCTGTCGATCGGACAGTGCTAGTGAAGCCGATCTGACCGATGATCCCGACGTACGGCTGCTGCCAACGATCGTCGAGAAGATCTTCCTGCCCAAGCTGACGGCCCTGTGCGAACAGTACTGGGATCCGCTGTCGACAACACAAACGCTCCGCTTGGTGCGCCTACTGAAGCGCCTCGTTCGGGATTATCCGTCGCTCCGTCTCACCTGCAAACCACTGCGCGCCCTTTTCCAGACGATACTGGACAAGCTGAAGCAGTCCGTTGACAACGATGTCTTCATTCCGATCTTCCCCAAACA AGCCCAGGAAGCCAAATCGTCCTTCTTCCAGCGTCAGTTCTGCAGCGGATTGAAGCTGTTCCGTAACATCACCAGCTGGCAGGGTATACTGGCCGACGGTGCGCTCAAGGAGCTCGCCATCGGTTCGCTGCTGAATCGCTACCTGCTGAACGGTATGCGCGTCTGCACGGCACCGGACGCCATCGGGAAGGCGTCCACCATCGTCTATACGTTGCCGCGCGTCTGGCTTACGGCCGGTTCACCGGTCGTGCAGAGCATGGACCAGTTCGTGACCATGCTACGACACCTGGAATCTCAGCTCGAACCGGCGGCAGCGATGAATGG GGAACTGATCGAGCAAATACGAAAGATATTGAGCAGCTTGCACGTACTGTCGGCGTAG